Within the Methanobacterium sp. genome, the region GTCTTTAATAATTCATTATAAATCTTTAATAATTTTTCAGATATAACCTCATTCGAAAACTTTTTTTCTACAGTTTTTTTAGCATTTGCTCCCATTTTCTCTGTAATAATAGGATTCTCAATCAAATAATTAATCTTTTTTGACATTTCATAGGAGTCACCAACAGGAACTATGAAACCATTATAACCATCATAAATAGTTTCTTCAGCAACCCCAACATTAGTCGTTATCACTGGCTTTCCTAAAGCCATAGGTTCAATCATTGCATGACAAAATGTTTCTGAAAATGAAGACACTACTGCAAAATAAGATTTAGACATTAATTTAATAGTTGTTTCGTATTCTAATTTACCAGTGAAATTAACAACTTCTTCGAGCCCACAATCTACTGAAAAAGAAATTAATTCATCCCTAAGGCTACCATCACCCACTATAACTAATTTAACGTCTTTTAAATGATTTGAAAGTAGTTTAAATGAATTTAACAATATTTTATGCCCTTTATGTTCCTCTAACTGAGCAGCATATATAACATATTTTTTGTTTCCAATTCTATCCAAAATCTTTTTTTCATCTTTATTGAGATTTTTACTCTTAAACTTATTAATTTTCACAAAATCTAGTCCATTATGGATAACTACGGCCTTTTCATGATTTAAACCAGCATCTAACAGACTTTTCCGGGTTTGATTAGATACAGGAAACACACAATCAAGGAAATAATTATAAAATACCATTAGAATATGTAGAATAATATTTTGATTATTTATATTTTTAAAATAGTTGAGTGGAAATGAATGGAAATAAGTGAATTTTCTAGTTTTTTTATTTGATACTTTCGTTGCAAAAAAGGTTATAATTAAATTGATATTTCCTTGACATTGAATTATATTTACATCATTTTCATCAATTAACCTTGCAATAAAAATAATGTTTTTTATAATATGAACTGGATTAATGCTCTCTAATTGAGGGATGTGAAGATTAATAATATTATTTTCATTCAATGATTTAATTAGATCAAATTGTTTTCCTTCAATAGGCCCACCATATACTGCTATTATATTTACACCTTTTCTTTTAAGTACTTGAATATACTCTGTTAAATGATAGGTAATGCCAATACCTCTTGAAGAACTGAAGTACAGTATATTAATTTTATTCATATTACTCCTTTTTGGCTAAGATGATTATCCCTGATGCATAAATCTTAATCTTCGAAAAAAATCCGTCCAATAAGCTTAAAGATCTTAAAACTCCCTTATCATTAATTAATTTTGTTGATTGTATATCTTGAATGTTAAACCCAACGATTTCTAAATGTTCTTTAAGGGATCTAAGGTTATACGGTTTAATATGGCCAATAGGTTTTTCAGCCAAAGGTATTTTTACCTTTTCGCCAAATGGTTTTCCTATTCTATGCTCAAGACTTATTTCATAAGCAGGCGGCAGATAACCAAATAAAAGGCTAATTATTGCTAACCAACTTCCAATATTAGGTGATGAAACCAAAAATACACCTCCTGGTTTCAATACTCTAAAAACTTCATTTAATAAGTTGTCTGAATTCGTTAAATGCTCGATAATGTCCATTGCCGTTATCAGATCAAGATAATCATTCGGAAAAGGAAGTTGTTGGCTATTAATATTCATAGCAAATGAATTAATACCTTTCTCTTTAGCGAGCCTTACGGCCTCATTGCTAATATCAATACCAAAAATTTCGTTAGAATGTATTTCATTTCCTATCATTAATGTGAAATCCCCATTCCCATTTCCAATATCAAGATATTTATCCGCTTTTATTTGATGTGTACTGATAATTTTTAATACTTTTTTTCTGAGGTATCCTGAACTTCCTTCAACTTCTCTTTCATTATAAAAACTTTTGACATTCATAAAAATACCCCAACAACAATATAATTGATGGATTACTATCATTTTTAACCTAAAATATAAAAAATTCTTTGTCCATAAATTAATTCAATATTTGTGAATTATTTCTTTATAAACACATTCCATTTTTTCCACTACAATTTCTAAACTAAACTCCTCTTTTATTACTTTTTTTCCATTAACAGAAAACTTTCCACTTAATTTTGGATCTTTAAGTAAAGTCAACATAGCTTTAGTCATTGCATTAGATTCTTTAACAACAAAACCCACTTTATTATCAATTATATCAGAAATACCGGAAACATCAGTAACAACTACAGGAGTACCACATGCCAATGATTCTAACACAGTTAGGGGGAAAGTTTCATAGATAGAGGGTAATACGTAAACATCAGCATCAACATATGCTTCCAATTTATCTTTCCCATATAAAGGTCCTGTAAACAACATCTTATTTTTAATGGTAGGATCTATTTGTTTTTCTAATTCTGATAAAAAACCACTATCCGGACCAACAATTACAAGACGTATGTTATCTAATTCTTTTGTCAAGTGTAAAAAAGCATTTACAAGCAGATCTATACCTTTTATTTTATTTATTCTGCCCAAATATAGGATTACTCTCTCATTT harbors:
- a CDS encoding glycosyltransferase family 4 protein, giving the protein MNKINILYFSSSRGIGITYHLTEYIQVLKRKGVNIIAVYGGPIEGKQFDLIKSLNENNIINLHIPQLESINPVHIIKNIIFIARLIDENDVNIIQCQGNINLIITFFATKVSNKKTRKFTYFHSFPLNYFKNINNQNIILHILMVFYNYFLDCVFPVSNQTRKSLLDAGLNHEKAVVIHNGLDFVKINKFKSKNLNKDEKKILDRIGNKKYVIYAAQLEEHKGHKILLNSFKLLSNHLKDVKLVIVGDGSLRDELISFSVDCGLEEVVNFTGKLEYETTIKLMSKSYFAVVSSFSETFCHAMIEPMALGKPVITTNVGVAEETIYDGYNGFIVPVGDSYEMSKKINYLIENPIITEKMGANAKKTVEKKFSNEVISEKLLKIYNELLKT
- a CDS encoding class I SAM-dependent methyltransferase, with protein sequence MNVKSFYNEREVEGSSGYLRKKVLKIISTHQIKADKYLDIGNGNGDFTLMIGNEIHSNEIFGIDISNEAVRLAKEKGINSFAMNINSQQLPFPNDYLDLITAMDIIEHLTNSDNLLNEVFRVLKPGGVFLVSSPNIGSWLAIISLLFGYLPPAYEISLEHRIGKPFGEKVKIPLAEKPIGHIKPYNLRSLKEHLEIVGFNIQDIQSTKLINDKGVLRSLSLLDGFFSKIKIYASGIIILAKKE